The genomic interval aaaaatgatcgaaatgggactttaatgatGGAGTGAATTTTGTACCACTTATAGAGTTATTAGTACAGTAAACTGAAAGCACAGGGGATGATCCTTActataaaaacagcttttacttgtttaccaaaaaaaatgtttttattgagttCACATCTGCAGACAGGTGTAATTAAACACAAGCACAATGAGGATTCACAGTAGTTCTATCAAGTCCAAAAATAAGACATTCTCCAGttaatcaaagaaaaaggacatctttaatataataaatactattaaaaaaagctaaccATCATAGATGACCATCCAATCAtctaaaattatgaaaatgtcCTATAAATTgactgttatatttttaagtttgatttattttataccTAAAGTGCACAGTACCCATCATATTCACTGACAGAACTCCCACTGGGATGTTTCCATGGCAATAAGGGGGCTGCAAAGATTTGGGTCTGAGCCAAACAGATGTGCACACACTCATTATTGTGAGTTAGCTAAACTCGTAGGATAACACACCCAGACAGTGCCCTGACAAAGTCGTACGTCCCCAATACCCAGTGGTAATAGGATCACAGGTGTtgcatcaaaacaaacaaacaaaaaaacaacatctatTGTTGGggttgttgcagtttttctgttacccatttctgtcaaaaatgaatcaattgaCACTAAAGAGATAaccatttattatgtttttaatgtactTAAAGGATATATTTGTTGCTTACTTTGACCAAAGCTtctaaaaaaggcaaaaaaaattgGTTGAGTTCCTAATAGAACTACTCAGATCTATTCTGATAAATGTGTCTGCAATGAAATCGGGTTTCCCTTATATAAAACGCCAATAAGatacaaatttgttttattgtgtgcaAGTATTCCAACTAAGAAGAGTTGAGTTCTGAGATTTCCTGTTCACTTcacataaataatgttttttccatttcagtTCAGGCAGTTAAtaataaatgatatttttttataaaggatttttaaataaaatatactgtttttgaatttgatAAGTGCAAACTaatgcagttcctcaaatgaccactggtaGCTGATCTCAGAAGAGGGCGAATCCTGCTTAATTTCATGTTCACAGGTCtaactttacataaaaaaatgaatccatACCAAtcaaaaatttgacatttagcattttattttctttatgtggcAGTCTAAATAAGACTGACActttaaactatattttagaGCACCATGCATCAAGTTTTAACTTGCATGTTTATGCTGCATCACTAGTATTTTGTGGATAAAATTTATGGGAtgatagataaataaaatgtaaagaaaaattcTCACAAAATAAGAGTTGAAAAATGTTGATAGCcaacttaaaaacaataaaactaacaaaaacgattagttaaatgttgatttaacagaaaaagacaacaaaaaataaaaatacatggattgttaaaaacaaactacaatAGTTAAATACTGTAcctcaaacaattaaaaacataataaacagaaattgtatttttgtacatttctattttccaaatgtttaataataaatacatctgAGCACTTAAGTCATGGCTAAACATATTAATTGCAAGACTTCAGCAATAAAAGCAAGCAAAAAATCTTTTAAGACCCCAAAATAAACTAGGCTATATGCcttaatatttacaataaactcatgattttaaaaagtattgttttctaGCTGCAAATTCATTTTGAAGTGTTACCACTGTGAGTCAGAAATCAGTGATATTGATACAATGGGGGAGTAGTTGTATCATATTTCGCAAAGGTTTAATTGCCACTGTTTGGTGAAACCGAGTACTATTCGTAAGTTAGCGAGACGCTGTTTTCCAAACGAATACAAACTCCAGACTTCATTGAGAAAGCCCTTTAGCTCAGCTGATACAGCTGCACCAGCCTGCTGTTTCCAGCTGATTCCACCACTTCCCCGAACTGCTCGCCGACCTGAAACGCCGCAAGTCTCCTTTTGTCAGCTCGACATTATCGACAGATAGTTAACAGCCCCTCGTGCACCCTAAATGATGGCCACTAGCTGCCAGAGCACTACCACAAAGCTGTCGGACTGTTTATCACAAAGTAACGTAAACTTAAAGCTAGCTAGCTGCTAGCAGAGCTAGCCGCGAATGGGTCTGCCTACCTCGGCTGAGATGCCATGGTGCTGTACCCCTCTCGCCACCGCCAAAGATGGTTCTCATGTGTTCCTCGCAGTCCTCAGAAAGATGGTGCTCTCTCTTGGTCACATTGTTTACCGGTAAAGTGGATTTAAGTCTTTGAAATGACTGTCAGACCGTTGTTGTTTAGTAGTTTGTTAACTAATAGTTTTTGGGTTGACTTCACTCGCTCTGCAAACTGGACTGTTCTACCTTCCGCGAACGACCGGGGGGTGTGGCCCAATTTTATACCCTCTGTGTTgcccaaaaaaaacctcaccacattgtgctaatgtttttatctaaacgaagtaaaataagaacaatGCAAAGGTAACTgaagattaaaatgtaaatatctacAAATGATCTATTTACCTAAAAAATTGATCTGAGTCTGGACCGGATTACCCCTGGGTTTGCGGTCATGGCACATCCGCGGAGTGTTGACATGTGTTGTGGTTAAAACTTAGggcaaaatttttttttattttattttttttatttttattatcaacAGAATGACNNNNNNNNNNNNNNNNNNNNNNNNNNNNNNNNNNNNNNNNNNNNNNNNNNNNNNNNNNNNNNNNNNNNNNNNNNNNNNNNNNNNNNNNNNNNNNNNNNNNNNNNNNNNNNNNNNNNNNNNNNNNNNNGTTtactgaaaataagaaaaagctgGAACACTATGAATAAgtatgtatttgttgttttattaaaaaatccttttgtcattttcaataaataaacaaataaataaataaagtaaaaagaaattttaaaaaaataattgacacAGACCACTAAGTCTTAAAGAATGTCTACTTCATGATAAGTTGTTTGTGGTCTTTCTTGCAAAAAACTAGGAAAAttgattaaatgaataaataaaaatattctaatacTTCAAAACTACCAAGATTTAAACCACCTTCTGTCCACCTGGTAAGAATACAGGTAAATCAACATATTTTCATTAGAACAATTCAAACAGTACTTTTAGCTAAATACCCATGACTCAGCATGTAACCAAGAGCAATTTTTTCATCCNNNNNNNNNNNNNNNNNNNNNNNNNNNNNNNNNNNNNNNNNNNNNNNNNNNNNNNNNNNNNNNNNNNNNNNNNNNNNNNNNNNNNATGTGATTGTGTGTGGTTCTCAatgtgtgtggccctgcagTGAACAACCTGTCCATTGGTGGATCCTGCCTCTGCACTTAGATATCTGGAAAAGGCAGCACTTTTACTAGGATACAGTAAAACTTGCAACACTGGAATGAAAATCTATACAAACTATGCAACAACTCTGCCATCAAGTGGGAGTTTGCATAAAAGCTAAAGGTTCCTTAAGTTGTTGATGAGTTATAGCATTTTCACTGAAATAAGTTGGACTGGCTCTCTGGCAGAAGacccaaaaaagtatttttttaactaagggTTACTAAATTAGTAATAATAACCTTATTTAGGTTAGTTAACTTTactcaaatatttcaaataataagCAAAACttggtgaaaaaagaaaaaaaagaaacaaaatctgatCTTTTCTGATTGCATTCTATgagtttaaagcaaaaatgttctcatcctgcacaaaaattgtttgtagctgtacaataaaatatgtacgtttgtattttctttttttctactagATTATAAACCAATGCATTCATGTTTGCGTTTAGATTAACAGAAATAATAGGAAAATAATGATGGCTCACCAAAGTAGACCAAGAGAAAATGTTCCTGGGTGGcacaggaagtcttattttgaaaggaagtaatttttctgtcaaaagtaaaaaaacatttacattttcacaaaatgctagtttttctttatgtttttgtttttatttatgtaaaaaagacATGCAATTCatgtttataattaaaaaaaaaggtaaaaaaatgcaaagcgGTGTACAATTTTTCTGACAGgttaaaaaagactttaaaaaagactTGTAGTCAGAACCAAACAGGGTTAAGCTGCTTTCAGTTACTACAATACTGCAGTGAAGTCAACTTTCAGTTGATCTTAGATCTCATCCAGCTGCAACAACATTTAtgtccttcctttttttttgtttttaataaatacggtttctaaaaaaaaaacaacagtttttatttggtttcctGCATGCTGCCAAAGCCTTTGTATCAGACACATGTAAAAATGACAGTAAGCAAACAtgttacatatttttcaaaaggtCTTTTATTTCACTGAGAACTTTTCCATCAATCCTTTTGCTTTGAAAGACAGATCATTGAGCTTTGGATATACAGGTTCAGTGGTCTGCATATAGACATCAGCAGTAATTTGCCATATAtgaagaaatgaacattttgacataAATCTAAAGTGtcgataaacatttattgtttttctaaattgtcaacttaaatcaataaacattaacataaaaaaataagtcaagtatTTAGTTTGGAGGTCAatgaaaaattaagataaaCCTTGAGCAAACCACAgcagaaagtgaaaaatgtttattttgtgaaaaaggCAGATTAGTCAtcaaaaaactactttaaaaaaatatgtatttatgctgtaaacatttaaagcacAATACATATGTTAAATTTACAAATGCAGTGGAGCAACTTCAGTCAAATTCACATGATTTTTATCATCATGAGTTTATCCATCCAACCTATCCACAAGTACAATGATCATTATTAACTTTTGTGCAAAGAAACATTCTGCAAATTTACAAAGCCcgatgaaaacatttaaaggaacCAAAGACAGACATGGGggcagtttttgtttatttctttacaacATTTAACTTCCTACCACTCTTAAATAAGTCATACACATATCTCTTGCCGTATTTAcacttgatcatttttaaaattgattgaaATCTTATCCATATAATCTACGTTGCATATCAGTGCTTTTGTGGATATATACTGTAGAATTGACACTTTAAAACAATTCTTTATGGCGTTATTCACACAAAACACATAGAAGGATGAGATTAGGATTAAAACTTGAGATACTCTGGACATACATCTTGACAGTCTGATATTAAAAGGAGAACTTAGCTGAAGTAAGAAtgcatttaaacctttttttcagcaaaatgatGCATAATTTCTTGCTATTATGATGATTTAATTGAaccacatttttggtttaacattttcaaatgagGTGCATTTTATATACTcacacagaaataaatgaataaaagaaaaaaaatgtttgagttacttgtattttctgcaaatttctaattagaTGCATATATTAGACTTTGACAAATGTTATGTgggcttcaaaaaaaaaaaagaaatcggAGTACCTTTATCTTAAAGCTTTATCCAGCACCTTGTTGGTTTGACTGATTTGGGTTTCTCTGCCAGAAGGTGACCAAGTAAGGAGGGCATCTTAGTAATCTGTCCCCTAGGTCATCTTCCCGGGTCATAATTTGCACGCAGAAGGATGTGTCCGTATTTGCCGTGCTGAAGTACTCCGTGACCTCGTACCGAAAGCCGCAGCTGTCTGCAATTGTGGTCGGGCTGCTGTGTATGTGAAGCGTGCCACTTCTTGGGGAGGAGGTTCTGACTTGCAGCTGCTCGTGTCCCGTCGTAGACACATCCACAGGCAGCACCACAAAGGCACTCACAAAGCTCTCTCCAACGGTGCACTTTAACTCGGCAGACCAGCAGTATTCCCCAATTTCCCCTGTGAACAGAGACAGATCTGTAATGAGACCCAAACACAGCTCCCTAATAAATTATCATTAAATGAGTCCTTTAATTCCATAGTTTTATGGGAAGTAATAAACTCAACCaatgaatatttgtttaaaaagtgaaatatttgattaatttaacaCAACTGCACAACTAAAACTTGATGCACTTGTGGaataaaatgtgtctaaaattgaattaaaacataaactgatcatattaaataaaacttaccTTCAGTTGAATCTGTAATCCGTATATTATGATCATCCTGAAGTTGTAATTTGTTGATGTAGGTCATTGAACTGCACTCGATTAAACATTCAGTTGGCAGTTTCATGGTGCTTGGCTTCGGCTTTATCTCCGGTACTTCCTTCTCTGTACACTCAATTGCTCCTGCAGCTATCATAAGTCGGAACAATAAGCCCCAACAGAGACACGCGTTGATGTACGCTTGCATTCTGTCCAGCACTgattcaaatcagaaaaaaagcttccTTGGTCCCAGGTTAGAGAATGAGAACGGTGAGAGAAAGCATTGAGGACTATTCAGAAGTCTGCATCCCGTTTGCTCTGCCCCTCACCACCAACTGGCCCTCAGGAGTGCagtgtcaacattttttcatctccaATTTCCCTCCCTCCTGGCTAAACATCACGAGTTGCTGCCTGTCTGGCAGGAACAACTCCCAAGCCAAAGGAAATTTTTTATTAGACAAAATCCTTTTTCAAAGCTGcacatgaatgcaaaaaaatccacagaaatcattgtttttaatcacctttattcaaataattgaaaGCAAAGACAACAGAAATTGTACCAATTACAAATAATTCATTTTGCAAAGCCTATGGTCTAAAACAAAGCACTGACATGatctatatttatataaaagttgtggattaaacaaaatacactacaacatttttaaatgtgaggtaacttttaaagcaaaatgttattaaaaaaaaagagaagttaatattttacaagTGAGAACTGAAGgaatcattacaaaaaaaagttttttatatatatcaagtgtttttttacatgaaaattaaaagaattaagTTGTTAAAATCCAGCAAAacgtatataaaaaaaaacaaagaaagtcaaagtttttaagtcattatCATTGAACAAACACTCACATGGGTTGCCCTTCCTCTGCATCTTTTTGGCCTGTTTGGTTCTGGAGGTGAGGCCCGGCTAATGATGCAACAAGGGGAGCCACCGCACATATGTTAATGTCATCCAGGAGAAACGGATACACGGTTACACATGCAGTTTGTTTATCGTACGTTTTAATCTGAAAGTTGTTTCAAAGGCTTTAGGCTCTGacctaaagaaaaatatttaaagaacttAAACTGTCAATGCTTTGGGGgcttttaaatagtttaaatatgGCTGGAAAGACTGCAAAACATTTGCCAAAAGCTTtcaaatacaattaaataaaacatttccagatTTTTCCTCAAAAGCCTCAAgtgtggcttttttttattcctttcaatgttttatttgttttcttaaattggAGACTCGTGGGGGAATTCTTAAAAACACTGTGTTTGATTTAATACTTTAATTCATGTGATGGCAATTCTGTGTATAATCTGTAACCTCATTTGACCAAGTTTTGAcccagtttttccttttttcaatgtCCAAAAGAGGACATAACAGTCTGACAAATCAGAGAAAGACTGCTGGCCTGTGAGAGCGTTTGGCACAGGGCAGATTACACATTTTTGGAGGGAACACTCAGTAACAGTTAGACGCTATAAATAGTAATCTGTACTCTTGAGATTTATTTAAGGACAGACATGAAACATCTTTTACGGAACTGTCATCTGCTTTTCTTTAAGTGATTTGAAACACCTATTCAAGGACACCGGGTTTGTTTATTGACGATATCTCAAGTAGCTGAGAACATACGGGTCTGTTTTAAATGGGGGCATTGAGGTTTTATGACTGGCAGGCTCAACGGATTGGGCGCTGCCACGGCGGTGCAGCAGGAATGCAAAGCTGAGACTTTGCTTTGGTTCCCACAATCAGGTTTAAACAAAAAGACTAACAGTCTAAGACAAGAGAAACAATCAGCTCCACAGGTGTTTGTGAGGGAAGATAGGCTTGCATACAGTGACACTTTGGACACGCCAGGTGGCTCAGCTTCACACAATTTTGACAAACCCCTGCCTACTTTTTGCTGGGCTGCTGGGCGCTGCCCGGTCCACAGCCGCAGCCGCGAGCCAGCTGCACCGAGGAGATGACGATGGTGCTGGTCTCATCCATGAAGACGATGGGTACCATCTCCAGGGAGGTGGGCTTGCAGCAGCTCATCTGGTCCTGAAGGAGAGGAACGTGGGCTCAATGGATGTTGTTTTCACCAAAAAGTACTTTGGAAGACTAAACAAGGACCTGGAACCAAGCTAAGCGCTTTCACTTGTGAGAAAACATTTGCACcaattggaatttggataaaCCAATAGATTGATGGATATTAGAGACACGTTGTAAAtacagattcatttttttaaaccaaaaaatgaaatagattTGGCAATTATTTTgcagtaaagaaataaaaaaaaactgaaacaaaacaactaaaatgtacaaataaaattaaaatatatatacatatttaaagttttttttatcatctccTCCCTGTCCCTGCAGGCGTTCTGCTCGGTCCGCTCTCTGGAATGCCTTAGTTGTTAAAGTGAATCTATTTTGGcagggaaatgaaaaaaaaaaatagtacattTCTGAACACACCAAGACAAACAGAGCTGTGTTCTCTTGGTGGCTCTCAGGCCAACGGGtgcaaaaacaaatgagagCACGGAAGCATGAATAAAAGAGATTATTGGCAATTTCCctccttttgcttttttcttttttgtgagtAAGTAATATTCATATTTCTCTGGAGTTCAGTTTTTGAGGTTACCTTTGAGTCTCTGTTCTGGACTCCATCATGGGCTGCTGGACACTGCACAGTTTTATCCGAGGAATCGCAGCGAGCACACCGGACAACGGTCAGGCTCAGAGGATGGATCACCCAATTGTCCCAGCCCAGAtctggaaaataaatgaatgacttaTCACACTGTAAAGCTTTTGTGCTTAAATATGAGGCCACTGTGTTGCAAACCTTTCATGAAGACTTCAGTGGCCATGGAGCAGCACTCCAAACTGGTGTCGTTTTCACTGTCAGGTGacacagaggagctggagagcaCAGGAGCTGCAGGGACATTAGAAACTTAGAATCCAATTGACCATCAATGAGATTTAATTTCAGACTATTTCTGTTGTTTACTGGAATCATAAATTTCACATGCCTGCACCGTCCTGGGCACTTTGAGAGATGGCGGCGTTGAAGGTTCTCTGCCACTGCTCTCGAACAGCGTCCAGCTCGCCGGCTGGCAGGCGGGGCTCCGTCTGCAGGCTCAGAGCTTCAAGGAGACTCTTCCTGAAGGACTGCAATGACTCATCCTGACAcctgaatacaaaatattttttttacacttaaccacaacattaaaggcAGTAAAAACGATTTCAATGCCATATAATTGAATATATTCAcatatatttttggtttatttgttccATCTATGCAACCAGAATTTTTTTGATTAGAATTTTTAACATCCTGTCACCCTGAATGACATTTGAAGTTACTTCACAGACTCTTGGCCAAGACATGAGTGGTGTCTTGTGTGACAGAGTGATACATTCCACTGATGACTGATCAGAACACTCTGTTACGTCTCTGCTTGCACGTCGTTccttgacagaaaaaaactcagcaAAGCTACACTGTAGTAGATCTCTCATCACAATTCTacttgttttagcttttttactaTGACCAGCATTTGCAAAGATGGCTGGAAAAAGGATCACTGCAGTTtgcaaacacaacacaaaacaagTGGGATCTTTTAAGACTAACCTGCGGTGGGAAACAGCAGAGGCAGGAGAGGCTGGCGACTCTTCCCTTAATGGATGCAAGACAAATGCAATCACCACTGAAGAGCCATGGAGCATCAACAAGACAATGAGTGCCAAAGACATGGTGGACGACACAGTAGGATCAATCTGCAGAAGGTATAAGTCGGGCTGTCCGTCAAGAAAGGCTGTCCGGTACGTTTGGAGGAGAGAGGAGTGGCGAGACTGATGCTGCGCTTGGTACTGCAAGCCCGGCCTGGGAACCTGAGTTTTTATCTTGTTGTACCTCATTGTGGCCTTGAGATACTTAACATTGTTGTATTTTAGCCTGTTCTGTGTGAAAGAATACAAGGAGAATGATCCAGCAGAGGAAGACAGAGAGACAGATTCAAGAGAAATATTCAGACAGGGAGGCAGTTCAAAGTTGAAGCATGTTTCACAACATATATGAATCCaacaacaaatgcaaaaaacgtgtcactttttacagtgttgaGCAGGATTTCAAGATGTTTTAACAGGATGAAGAATGCAGATTTAAATTTTAAGacttaaatcagtttttttgagATGATTCAAAAAGTATATCAAATAAATGGGTTTTAATGCACTGCAAATTTCATAATCTTGCAAAGTACAATTGTCTAATTTCTAGTTTAATAAATTTACTACACTTGATGAGGCCCAATGAAACAACAGGTAATGTTCACTAAAGTAGAATAATCATCATTCTTACATGTAGTACATTAATATGTGGGTCATTCCAGACATGGAGCACATTTCCCATCATATTTCAAATACTTCCACatataaaatgctaaaacatgcaGTTTCTAACCGTCCTGAGACCAGATCTACAAaaactaagacaaaaaaaaataataataaaaaaaatactaaatcagTCTGGAGTACCCCTAATATGTCATTGACCCTTGTCCCACCCTcccattttttactttattttttatttttttgtgtttcccaGTGATCATTACTTACATAcatgaaacaacaaaagaaaagaaaataaataaacataatacaCAGTAAcagagttatttttttcaattcagtcacattttttttgttaatttttcacTTAATAATTTAGATATTGAAATCCTCTGTTAATT from Oryzias melastigma strain HK-1 linkage group LG12, ASM292280v2, whole genome shotgun sequence carries:
- the gsdf gene encoding gonadal somatic cell derived factor; this translates as MRYNKIKTQVPRPGLQYQAQHQSRHSSLLQTYRTAFLDGQPDLYLLQIDPTVSSTMSLALIVLLMLHGSSVVIAFVLHPLREESPASPASAVSHRRCQDESLQSFRKSLLEALSLQTEPRLPAGELDAVREQWQRTFNAAISQSAQDGAAPVLSSSSVSPDSENDTSLECCSMATEVFMKDLGWDNWVIHPLSLTVVRCARCDSSDKTVQCPAAHDGVQNRDSKDQMSCCKPTSLEMVPIVFMDETSTIVISSVQLARGCGCGPGSAQQPSKK